In a genomic window of Callithrix jacchus isolate 240 chromosome 22, calJac240_pri, whole genome shotgun sequence:
- the CAMSAP3 gene encoding calmodulin-regulated spectrin-associated protein 3 isoform X7, with protein sequence MVEAAPPGPGPLRRTFLVPEIKSLDQYDFSRAKAAASLAWVLRAAFGGAEHVPPELWEPFYTDQYAQEHVKPPVTRLLLSAELYCRAWRQALPQLETPPNPSALLALLARRGTVPALPERPVREADLRHQPILMGAHLAVIDALMAAFAFEWTKTLPGPLALTSLEHKLLFWVDTTVRRLQEKTEQEAAQRASPAAPADGAAPAQPSCPTRWYWKLVPIRYRKDRVVARRAPCFPTVTSLQDLASGAALAATIHCYCPQLLRLEEVCLKDPMSVADSLYNLQLVQDFCASRLPRGCPLSLEDLLYIPPPLKVNLVVLLAELFMCFEVLKPDFVQGKDLPDGHVASPRGTEAPPPQNNSGSSSPVFNFRHPLLSPGGPQSPLRGSTGSLKSSPSMSHMEALGKAWNRQLSRPLSQAVSFSTPFGLDSDVDVVMGDPVLLRSVSSDSLGPPRPAPARTPAQPPPEPGDLPTIEEALQIIHSAEPRLLPDGAADGSFYLHSPEGTSKPLSDKPTKALVYMPHPETPSKPSPCLVGEALKPPAPSEGSPKAVASSPAAINSEVKMTSFAERKKQLVKAEAEAGAGSPTSTPPPPEALSSEMSELGARLEEKRRAIEAQKRRIEAIFAKHRQRLGKSAFLQVQPREASGEAEVEAEADPGPVPGGERPAGEGQGEPTSRPKAVTFSPDLGPLPPEGLGEYNRAVSKLSAALSSLQRDMQRLTDQQQRLLAPPEAPGPAPPPAAWIIPGPTTTGPKALSPSPARRVPTTRRSPGPGPSQSPRSPKHTRPAELRLAPLTRVLTPPHDVDSLPHLRKFSPSQVPVQTRSSILLAEGTPPEEPATRPGLIEIPLGSLADPAAEEEGDGSPPGAEDSLEEEASSEGEPRAGLGFFYKDEDKPEDEMAQKRASLLERQQRRAEEARRRKQWQEVEKEQRREEAARLAHEEAPGPALAVSTVPAAPMATPAPAARAPAEEEVGPRRGDFTRLEYERRAQLKLMDDLDKVLRPRAAGSGGPGRGGRRAPRPRSGCCDDSALARSPARGLLGSRLSKIYSQSTLSLSTVANEAPNNLGVKRPTSRAPSPSGLMSPSRLPGSRERDWENGSNASSPASVPEYTGPRLYKEPSAKSNKFIIHNALSHCCLAGKVNEPQKNRILEEIEKSKANHFLILFRDSSCQFRALYTLSGETEELSRLAGYGPRTVTPAMVEGIYKYNSDRKRFTQIPAKTMSMSVDAFTIQGHLWQGKKPATPKRGGSTPK encoded by the exons ATGGTGGAGGCGGCGCCCCCCGGGCCCGGGCCGCTGCGGAGGACCTTCCTGGTACCGGAGATCAAGTCGCTGGACCAGTACGATTTCTCGCGGGCCAAGGCGGCGGCCAGCCTGGCGTGGGTGCTGCGGGCCGCGTTCGGGGGCGCAG AGCACGTACCCCCGGAGCTGTGGGAGCCCTTCTACACTGACCAATATGCGCAGGAGCACGTGAAGCCCCCAGTGACACGGCTGTTGCTCTCAGCCGAGCTCTACTGCAGGGCCTGGCGCCAGGCACTGCCACAGCTTGAAACACCCCCCAACCCCTCTGCACTGCTGGCCCTGCTGGCGCGGAGGGGCACTGTGCCTGCATTGCCTGAGCGTCCGGTGCGCGAAGCCGACCTGAGGCACCAGCCCATTCTCATG GGAGCCCACCTAGCTGTCATTGATGCCCTCATGGCTGCCTTTGCCTTCGAGTGGACAAAGACCCTGCCAGGTCCCTTGGCCCTCACGAGCTTGGAGCACAAGCTGCTTTTCTGGGTGGACACG ACCGTCCGGCGGCTGCAGGAGAAGACAGAGCAGGAAGCGGCCCAGAGAGCCTCTCCAGCAGCTCCTGCAGACGGGGCGGCCCCAGCGCAGCCCTCG tgCCCTACGCGCTGGTACTGGAAGCTGGTTCCT ATCCGATACCGCAAGGACCGGGTGGTGGCACGGCGTGCCCCCTGCTTCCCAACAGTGACCAGCCTCCAGGACCTGGCCAGTGGGGCTGCACTGGCCGCCACCATCCATTGCTATTGTCCCCAGCTGCTTCGACTTGAGG AGGTATGCCTGAAGGACCCCATGTCTGTGGCGGACAGCCTGTACAACCTCCAGCTGGTGCAGGACTTCTGCGCTTCCCGCCTTCCTCGTGGCTGCCCCCTGTCCCTCGAGGACTTGCTCTACATCCCCCCGCCGCTCAAG GTCAACTTGGTGGTGCTGCTGGCTGAGTTGTTCATGTGTTTTGAGGTGCTCAAGCCTGACTTCGTGCAAGGGAAGGACTTGCCGGATGGTCACG TCGCCTCCCCCAGGGGCACGGAGGCCCCCCCACCTCAGAACAACAGCGGCAGCAG TTCTCCTGTCTTCAACTTCCGCCACCCACTCCTGTCACCTGGCGGCCCCCAGTCCCCACTCCGAGGATCCACAG GCTCCCTGAAGTCTTCCCCGTCCATGTCCCATATGGAGGCCCTGGGCAAGGCCTGGAACCGGCAGCTCAG CCGTCCCCTCTCCCAGGCTGTGTCATTCAGCACCCCCTTTGGCCTGGACAGCGACGTGGATGTCGTCATGGGAGACCCTGTGCTCCTCCGCTCTGTGAGCTCGGACAGCCTGGGGCCCCCACGTCCGGCGCCAGCCAGGACCCCTGCCCAGCCCCCCCCGGAGCCTGGCGACCTGCCCACCATTGAGGAGGCTCTGCAGATCATCCACAGTGCCGAGCCCCGGCTGCTCCCAGATGGGGCGGCCGATGGCAGCTTCTACCTCCACTCCCCTGAGGGGACCTCCAAACCACTGTCCGACAAGCCCACCAAAGCACTGGTGTACATGCCACACCCCGAGACCCCCTCAAAACCATCTCCCTGTCTGGTGGGGGAGGCATTGAAACCGCCGGCCCCATCTGAGGGGTCCCCGAAGGCAGTGGCTTCGTCCCCAGCGGCCATCAACTCCGAGGTGAAAATGACCAGCTTTGCGGAACGCAAGAAACAGCTGGtgaaggcagaggctgaggctggagcaggGTCCCCCACGTCCACTCCGCCCCCACCAGAGGCCCTGAGTTCAGAGATGAGTGAACTTGGTGCCCGGCTGGAGGAGAAACGAAGAGCCATTGAGGCTCAGAAGCGACGGATTGAGGCCATCTTTGCCAAGCACCGCCAGCGGCTGGGCAAAAGCGCCTTCCTGCAGGTGCAGCCAAGGGAAGCTTCTGGGGAGGCGGAAGTGGAGGCCGAGGCCGACCCAGGCCCAGTCCCTGGTGGGGAGCGGCCGGCGGGCGAGGGCCAGGGTGAGCCAACTTCACGGCCCAAGGCAGTGACCTTCTCGCCAGACTTGGGTCCGCTGCCCCCCGAGGGGTTGGGGGAATACAATCGAGCGGTCAGCAAACTGAGTGCTGCTTTAAGCTCGCTGCAGCGGGACATGCAGAGACTCACGGACCAGCAGCAGCGGCTCCTGGCTCCACCGGAGGCCCCTGGAcctgccccaccccctgctgcATGGATCATCCCTGGCCCCACAACGACGGGGCCCAAAGCCTTGTCCCCCAGCCCCGCCCGGCGGGTCCCCACCACCCGGCGCAGCCCTGGGCCTGGGCCCAGCCAGTCACCCCGAAGCCCGAAACACACCCGGCCGGCGGAGCTGCGGCTGGCGCCCCTGACCAGGGTGCTCACACCACCCCACGACGTAGACAGCCTCCCCCACCTGCGCAAGTTCTCCCCGAGCCAGGTGCCTGTGCAGACGCGCTCCTCCATCCTCCTGGCAGAGGGGACGCCCCCCGAGGAGCCAGCCACCCGGCCCGGCCTCATCGAGATCCCGTTGGGCAGCCTGGCAGATCCCGCCGCTGAGGAAGAGGGAGACGGGAGTCCCCCTGGTGCTGAGGATTCCTTGGAAGAGGAGGCGTCTTCAGAGGGGGAGCCCCGAGCGGGGCTGGGATTCTTCTACAAG GATGAAGACAAGCCTGAGGATGAGATGGCCCAAAAGCGGGCCAGCCTGCTGGAGCGGCAGCAGCGGCGAGCAGAGGAGGCACGGCGGCGCAAGCAGTGGCAGGAGGTGGAGAAGGAACAGCGGAGGGAGGAGGCTGCAAG GCTGGCCCATGAGGAGGCCCCTGGCCCAGCCCTAGCCGTGTCCACAGTCCCTGCAGCCCCCATGGCCACCCCGGCCCCTGCTGCCCGGGCTCCAGCCGAGGAGGAGGTGGGCCCCCGGCGGGGGGACTTCACGCGGCTGGAGTACGAGCGCCGGGCCCAGCTGAAGTTGATGGACGACCTTGATAAGGTGCTGCGGCCCCGGGCTGCTGGGTCCGGGGGCCCGGGTCGGGGCGGGCGGAGGGCGCCCCGGCCTCGCTCAGGTTGCTGTGACGACTCGGCCCTGGCGCGAAGCCCAGCACGCGGCCTGCTGG GCTCTCGGCTGAGCAAAATCTATTCCCAGTCCACCCTGTCACTGTCCACTGTGGCCAACGAGGCCCCCAATAACCTCGGGGTGAAGAGGCCCACGTCTCG GGCTCCCTCCCCGTCAGGCCTCATGTCCCCAAGCCGCCTGCCTGGCAGCCGTGAACGAGACTGGGAGAATGGCAGCAATGCCTCCTCCCCAGCGTCGGTGCCCGAGTACACAG GTCCACGGCTGTACAAGGAGCCTAGTGCCAAGTCCAACAAGTTTATCATCCACAACGCCCTGTCACACTGCTGCCTGGCGGGAAAGGTGAATGAACCGCAGAAGAACCGCATTCTGGAG GAAATTGAGAAAAGCAAGGCCAACCACTTCCTGATCCTCTTTCGCGACTCGAGCTGCCAGTTCCGGGCGCTCTACACACTGTCAGGGGAGACAGAGGAGCTGTCACGGCTGGCGGGCTACGGGCCCCGGACCGTCACACCTGCCATGGTGGAAGGCATCTACAAGTACAACTCGGACCGCAAGCGCTTCACCCAGATCCCCGCCAAGACCATGTCCATGAGCGTCGATGCCTTCACCATCCAGGGACACCTCTGGCAGGGCAAGAAACCCGCCACGCCCAAGAGGGGCGGCAGCACCCCCAAATAG
- the CAMSAP3 gene encoding calmodulin-regulated spectrin-associated protein 3 isoform X4: MVEAAPPGPGPLRRTFLVPEIKSLDQYDFSRAKAAASLAWVLRAAFGGAEHVPPELWEPFYTDQYAQEHVKPPVTRLLLSAELYCRAWRQALPQLETPPNPSALLALLARRGTVPALPERPVREADLRHQPILMGAHLAVIDALMAAFAFEWTKTLPGPLALTSLEHKLLFWVDTTVRRLQEKTEQEAAQRASPAAPADGAAPAQPSHAIAFCLKESGSKPPMIRYRKDRVVARRAPCFPTVTSLQDLASGAALAATIHCYCPQLLRLEEVCLKDPMSVADSLYNLQLVQDFCASRLPRGCPLSLEDLLYIPPPLKVNLVVLLAELFMCFEVLKPDFVQGKDLPDGHVASPRGTEAPPPQNNSGSSSPVFNFRHPLLSPGGPQSPLRGSTGSLKSSPSMSHMEALGKAWNRQLSRPLSQAVSFSTPFGLDSDVDVVMGDPVLLRSVSSDSLGPPRPAPARTPAQPPPEPGDLPTIEEALQIIHSAEPRLLPDGAADGSFYLHSPEGTSKPLSDKPTKALVYMPHPETPSKPSPCLVGEALKPPAPSEGSPKAVASSPAAINSEVKMTSFAERKKQLVKAEAEAGAGSPTSTPPPPEALSSEMSELGARLEEKRRAIEAQKRRIEAIFAKHRQRLGKSAFLQVQPREASGEAEVEAEADPGPVPGGERPAGEGQGEPTSRPKAVTFSPDLGPLPPEGLGEYNRAVSKLSAALSSLQRDMQRLTDQQQRLLAPPEAPGPAPPPAAWIIPGPTTTGPKALSPSPARRVPTTRRSPGPGPSQSPRSPKHTRPAELRLAPLTRVLTPPHDVDSLPHLRKFSPSQVPVQTRSSILLAEGTPPEEPATRPGLIEIPLGSLADPAAEEEGDGSPPGAEDSLEEEASSEGEPRAGLGFFYKDEDKPEDEMAQKRASLLERQQRRAEEARRRKQWQEVEKEQRREEAARLAHEEAPGPALAVSTVPAAPMATPAPAARAPAEEEVGPRRGDFTRLEYERRAQLKLMDDLDKVLRPRAAGSGGPGRGGRRAPRPRSGCCDDSALARSPARGLLGSRLSKIYSQSTLSLSTVANEAPNNLGVKRPTSRAPSPSGLMSPSRLPGSRERDWENGSNASSPASVPEYTGPRLYKEPSAKSNKFIIHNALSHCCLAGKVNEPQKNRILEEIEKSKANHFLILFRDSSCQFRALYTLSGETEELSRLAGYGPRTVTPAMVEGIYKYNSDRKRFTQIPAKTMSMSVDAFTIQGHLWQGKKPATPKRGGSTPK; the protein is encoded by the exons ATGGTGGAGGCGGCGCCCCCCGGGCCCGGGCCGCTGCGGAGGACCTTCCTGGTACCGGAGATCAAGTCGCTGGACCAGTACGATTTCTCGCGGGCCAAGGCGGCGGCCAGCCTGGCGTGGGTGCTGCGGGCCGCGTTCGGGGGCGCAG AGCACGTACCCCCGGAGCTGTGGGAGCCCTTCTACACTGACCAATATGCGCAGGAGCACGTGAAGCCCCCAGTGACACGGCTGTTGCTCTCAGCCGAGCTCTACTGCAGGGCCTGGCGCCAGGCACTGCCACAGCTTGAAACACCCCCCAACCCCTCTGCACTGCTGGCCCTGCTGGCGCGGAGGGGCACTGTGCCTGCATTGCCTGAGCGTCCGGTGCGCGAAGCCGACCTGAGGCACCAGCCCATTCTCATG GGAGCCCACCTAGCTGTCATTGATGCCCTCATGGCTGCCTTTGCCTTCGAGTGGACAAAGACCCTGCCAGGTCCCTTGGCCCTCACGAGCTTGGAGCACAAGCTGCTTTTCTGGGTGGACACG ACCGTCCGGCGGCTGCAGGAGAAGACAGAGCAGGAAGCGGCCCAGAGAGCCTCTCCAGCAGCTCCTGCAGACGGGGCGGCCCCAGCGCAGCCCTCG CACGCAATTGCCTTCTGTTTGAAGGAGTCGGGGAGCAAACCCCCCATG ATCCGATACCGCAAGGACCGGGTGGTGGCACGGCGTGCCCCCTGCTTCCCAACAGTGACCAGCCTCCAGGACCTGGCCAGTGGGGCTGCACTGGCCGCCACCATCCATTGCTATTGTCCCCAGCTGCTTCGACTTGAGG AGGTATGCCTGAAGGACCCCATGTCTGTGGCGGACAGCCTGTACAACCTCCAGCTGGTGCAGGACTTCTGCGCTTCCCGCCTTCCTCGTGGCTGCCCCCTGTCCCTCGAGGACTTGCTCTACATCCCCCCGCCGCTCAAG GTCAACTTGGTGGTGCTGCTGGCTGAGTTGTTCATGTGTTTTGAGGTGCTCAAGCCTGACTTCGTGCAAGGGAAGGACTTGCCGGATGGTCACG TCGCCTCCCCCAGGGGCACGGAGGCCCCCCCACCTCAGAACAACAGCGGCAGCAG TTCTCCTGTCTTCAACTTCCGCCACCCACTCCTGTCACCTGGCGGCCCCCAGTCCCCACTCCGAGGATCCACAG GCTCCCTGAAGTCTTCCCCGTCCATGTCCCATATGGAGGCCCTGGGCAAGGCCTGGAACCGGCAGCTCAG CCGTCCCCTCTCCCAGGCTGTGTCATTCAGCACCCCCTTTGGCCTGGACAGCGACGTGGATGTCGTCATGGGAGACCCTGTGCTCCTCCGCTCTGTGAGCTCGGACAGCCTGGGGCCCCCACGTCCGGCGCCAGCCAGGACCCCTGCCCAGCCCCCCCCGGAGCCTGGCGACCTGCCCACCATTGAGGAGGCTCTGCAGATCATCCACAGTGCCGAGCCCCGGCTGCTCCCAGATGGGGCGGCCGATGGCAGCTTCTACCTCCACTCCCCTGAGGGGACCTCCAAACCACTGTCCGACAAGCCCACCAAAGCACTGGTGTACATGCCACACCCCGAGACCCCCTCAAAACCATCTCCCTGTCTGGTGGGGGAGGCATTGAAACCGCCGGCCCCATCTGAGGGGTCCCCGAAGGCAGTGGCTTCGTCCCCAGCGGCCATCAACTCCGAGGTGAAAATGACCAGCTTTGCGGAACGCAAGAAACAGCTGGtgaaggcagaggctgaggctggagcaggGTCCCCCACGTCCACTCCGCCCCCACCAGAGGCCCTGAGTTCAGAGATGAGTGAACTTGGTGCCCGGCTGGAGGAGAAACGAAGAGCCATTGAGGCTCAGAAGCGACGGATTGAGGCCATCTTTGCCAAGCACCGCCAGCGGCTGGGCAAAAGCGCCTTCCTGCAGGTGCAGCCAAGGGAAGCTTCTGGGGAGGCGGAAGTGGAGGCCGAGGCCGACCCAGGCCCAGTCCCTGGTGGGGAGCGGCCGGCGGGCGAGGGCCAGGGTGAGCCAACTTCACGGCCCAAGGCAGTGACCTTCTCGCCAGACTTGGGTCCGCTGCCCCCCGAGGGGTTGGGGGAATACAATCGAGCGGTCAGCAAACTGAGTGCTGCTTTAAGCTCGCTGCAGCGGGACATGCAGAGACTCACGGACCAGCAGCAGCGGCTCCTGGCTCCACCGGAGGCCCCTGGAcctgccccaccccctgctgcATGGATCATCCCTGGCCCCACAACGACGGGGCCCAAAGCCTTGTCCCCCAGCCCCGCCCGGCGGGTCCCCACCACCCGGCGCAGCCCTGGGCCTGGGCCCAGCCAGTCACCCCGAAGCCCGAAACACACCCGGCCGGCGGAGCTGCGGCTGGCGCCCCTGACCAGGGTGCTCACACCACCCCACGACGTAGACAGCCTCCCCCACCTGCGCAAGTTCTCCCCGAGCCAGGTGCCTGTGCAGACGCGCTCCTCCATCCTCCTGGCAGAGGGGACGCCCCCCGAGGAGCCAGCCACCCGGCCCGGCCTCATCGAGATCCCGTTGGGCAGCCTGGCAGATCCCGCCGCTGAGGAAGAGGGAGACGGGAGTCCCCCTGGTGCTGAGGATTCCTTGGAAGAGGAGGCGTCTTCAGAGGGGGAGCCCCGAGCGGGGCTGGGATTCTTCTACAAG GATGAAGACAAGCCTGAGGATGAGATGGCCCAAAAGCGGGCCAGCCTGCTGGAGCGGCAGCAGCGGCGAGCAGAGGAGGCACGGCGGCGCAAGCAGTGGCAGGAGGTGGAGAAGGAACAGCGGAGGGAGGAGGCTGCAAG GCTGGCCCATGAGGAGGCCCCTGGCCCAGCCCTAGCCGTGTCCACAGTCCCTGCAGCCCCCATGGCCACCCCGGCCCCTGCTGCCCGGGCTCCAGCCGAGGAGGAGGTGGGCCCCCGGCGGGGGGACTTCACGCGGCTGGAGTACGAGCGCCGGGCCCAGCTGAAGTTGATGGACGACCTTGATAAGGTGCTGCGGCCCCGGGCTGCTGGGTCCGGGGGCCCGGGTCGGGGCGGGCGGAGGGCGCCCCGGCCTCGCTCAGGTTGCTGTGACGACTCGGCCCTGGCGCGAAGCCCAGCACGCGGCCTGCTGG GCTCTCGGCTGAGCAAAATCTATTCCCAGTCCACCCTGTCACTGTCCACTGTGGCCAACGAGGCCCCCAATAACCTCGGGGTGAAGAGGCCCACGTCTCG GGCTCCCTCCCCGTCAGGCCTCATGTCCCCAAGCCGCCTGCCTGGCAGCCGTGAACGAGACTGGGAGAATGGCAGCAATGCCTCCTCCCCAGCGTCGGTGCCCGAGTACACAG GTCCACGGCTGTACAAGGAGCCTAGTGCCAAGTCCAACAAGTTTATCATCCACAACGCCCTGTCACACTGCTGCCTGGCGGGAAAGGTGAATGAACCGCAGAAGAACCGCATTCTGGAG GAAATTGAGAAAAGCAAGGCCAACCACTTCCTGATCCTCTTTCGCGACTCGAGCTGCCAGTTCCGGGCGCTCTACACACTGTCAGGGGAGACAGAGGAGCTGTCACGGCTGGCGGGCTACGGGCCCCGGACCGTCACACCTGCCATGGTGGAAGGCATCTACAAGTACAACTCGGACCGCAAGCGCTTCACCCAGATCCCCGCCAAGACCATGTCCATGAGCGTCGATGCCTTCACCATCCAGGGACACCTCTGGCAGGGCAAGAAACCCGCCACGCCCAAGAGGGGCGGCAGCACCCCCAAATAG